A stretch of the Hydra vulgaris chromosome 09, alternate assembly HydraT2T_AEP genome encodes the following:
- the LOC136084831 gene encoding uncharacterized protein LOC136084831, with product MFSTVSISTFNETENASNCNSKPRRKKRRLDVAGCKSISIPIEVSNKVLKDMLEQDIEKGKYRIGKLIVPKTFTKTVCKNNNLVTEEFLVYGRKLSINDIRADMLKNHKAFMRFRTDQEYLDLSRETIVDSLKRIDEFNDDYDNRSVLHLREILKKFERTRHLMFWHDGSSLSSHGHILMLISVMYDKAIFFNNDEYYKKYGKKIDIQAKVEKPFLYILARCPSNDEQLDYSDLRIEDIISLKCPIIANNNIEIFDILRIFKGDHPASQFESGQNKGGNFPCHGCSLFAPKAKKYSQSFQCKTLSLKQRVEKIFQTNLSKDNFKSGKIYLYKSLSKSDIISELVGRNLHFTVTSNKKNLNNILVKELHGIQRLPALMCTKSFECFDSSNLTDYEILVNEPLHDISNHIKNLQKEIPFHLEMRVKPIVQQIISDSFDSDLKNLGDHRKSLLVITKWFQEHQPFHFISTLLTQLSEIQEILYLGDDFRKPVVILRLLITTFLHSIYTNIYLEGNIKSMSERKYFGIYYHSLIRHSGEQFRLFSGRSCNTEKEEAFFHPLKEFINLTSNHNPDNIILNNIIRIQSKQILNNDENDFQIKESELYHLYSSIKQSYKNHVIYFTMIEQYPWEYQSMLEKIADYLVEGKWWNETNTGVVFFDLENKDSLKKLTHFRSTSITKNNHYIASCWVKCLENLQKIPALKIMISGNIVQLDHLKYSSRVSLEKIESSADIPIEIIKE from the exons ATGTTCAGCACGGTTTCTATTTCTACTTTTAATGAAACTGAAAATGCTAGCAATTGTAATTCCAAGCctcgaagaaaaaaaagaag gtTAGATGTAGCAGGTTGCAAAAGTATTTCTATACCAATAGAGGTTTCTAATAAAGTACTGAAAGATATGTTGGAGCAAGATATTGAAAAGGGAAAATATAGAATTGGAAAATTGATTGttccaaaaacttttacaaaaacagtttgcaaaaacaataatttagttACAGAAGAGTTTTTGGTTTATGGCAGAAAATTAAGTATCAATGATATCAGAGCAGATATGCTTAAGAACCATAAGGCTTTTATGAGGTTCAGAACTGACCAAGAGTATTTAGACCTAAGCAGGGAAACAATAGTAGACAGTTTAAAAAGAATTGATGAGTTcaatgatgattatgataataGAAGTGTTTTGCACTTgagagaaatattaaaaaaatttgagcgTACCAGACATTTGATGTTTTGGCATGATGGATCTTCACTATCCAGTCATGGTCATATATTGATGTTGATATCAGTAATGTATGacaaagcaatttttttcaataatgatgagtactataaaaaatatggaaaaaaaatcgATATTCAAGCCAAAgtagaaaaaccttttttatatatactagcaCGGTGTCCTTCAAATGACGAACAACTCGACTACTCAGATTTGCGAATTGAAGATATAATCTCTCTAAAATGTCCAATAATAGCAAATAATAACatagaaatttttgatattttaagaatCTTCAAAGGTGACCATCCAGCTTCACAGTTCGAATCCGGACAAAATAAAGGCGGAAATTTTCCGTGTCATGGATGTAGTCTATTTGCTCCAAAAGCTAAAAAGTATTCACAATCATTTCAATGTAAGACATTAAGTTTAAAACAGagagttgaaaaaatatttcaaacaaacttATCAAAAGATAACTTTAAAAGTGGAAAgatctatttatataaaagtttatctaAAAGTGACATTATAAGTGAACTTGTTGGAAGAAATTTACACTTTACAGTgacctcaaataaaaaaaatctaaataacaTTCTTGTTAAAGAACTGCATGGGATTCAGCGTCTTCCAGCTTTGATGTGTACCAAATCATTTGAATGTTTTGATAGCTCAAACTTAACTGATTATGAAATATTGGTTAATGAGCCATTACATGATATTtctaatcatataaaaaatctacaGAAAGAAATTCCATTCCATTTAGAAATGAGGGTTAAACCAATTGTTCAACAAATAATTTCTGATTCTTTTGACTCTGATCTTAAAAACTTAGGTGATCATCGGAAGAGTTTGCTAGTTATAACTAAATGGTTTCAGGAGCATCAACCTTTCCACTTTATTAGCACACTTCTTACACAGTTATCAGAAATACAAGAAATACTTTACCTAGGTGATGATTTCAGAAAACCTGTTGTTATACTGAGGTTActaattacaacatttttacaTTCGATTTATACAAACATATACTTAGAAGGAAACATCAAATCAATGAGCGAAAGAAAGTATTTTGGTATTTATTACCATAGTTTAATTAGAcattctggagaacaatttagattattttcagGGCGTTCATGTAATACCGAAAAAGAAGAAGCCTTTTTCCATCCTcttaaagaatttataaatcTCACTTCAAATCATAATCCAGAcaatattattcttaataatataataagaatCCAATCTAAACAAATTCTGAACAATGATGAAAATGACTTCCAAATAAAAGAATCTGAACTCTATCATTTGTATTCTTCTATTAAACAATCGTATAAAAATCATGTCATTTATTTTACTATGATAGAGCAATACCCGTGGGAGTATCAATCGATGCTTGAGAAAATAGCAGATTATTTAGTAGAAGGAAAATGGTGGAACGAAACAAACACTGGTGTagtgttttttgatttagagAATAAggactctttaaaaaaattaacccaCTTTCGATCTACTTCTATCACAAAAAATAATCACTATATAGCGTCATGTTGGGTCAAATGTCttgaaaatcttcaaaaaatacctgcattaaaaattatgataagcGGTAATATAGTTCAACTTGATCATTTGAAATACTCGAGCCGAgttagtttagaaaaaatagaaaGCTCTGCAGATATTCCgattgaaataattaaagaataa